A stretch of DNA from Oligoflexus sp.:
AGCTTGCCTTCGAGCGTCAGCACATCGTAGGTGCTGCCGGTGATGATCTCGGGCAGGCTCGTCTCGATCTGAGCATCAAACAGCTGGCCGAGCGATGAGAGGCACGCATTCAAAACGATATTACCGACTTCACAGAGGGCATCGCTTTCCATTTCCGACAGCTGCTCGGAAGGCGTGTCGGAGCCCATGATCAGGCGCACGAGGTCAAGGCTCGCGGACTCGGAATAGAGCATCATCGCTGTGCCTTCAAAGGGACCGGAGTAGCCTTGGATGACAGCCGAGAGCTTGGCGCCTTCGTCGGCGGATATCTTGCTGATCAGGGTCGATAGTTCGCAGATATGAGCCTCGGGCACGGTAAGGCTGACCTCGCATTGGGCCAACTCACCAATGGACGCCGAGGCGCGACCGACACCCATGTTGAAGGTCTCTTTCAGAACATCTTCCTGCTGAGGCGTGAGTTGCATAAAGTTTCTCATGAAGCTTTGGTTTTAAGGGGGAGGACGAGGTGGTCGATCTTCTCCTGGGTCAAGGGCTTTTCAATGAATTTCAGCCCTTTTTCCGTCGCCCGATCAATCAGCACCTTCTGCGTGTTGGCACTGCAGATGACAACCTTGGAAAGATCAAGAAAGGCCTGGAATTGATCGACGGCATCAAGGCCGTTCATTTCCTTCATATTGTAGTCGATGATCACGAGGTCCACGCGGTCCTTGTTCTTCCTCACCAGCTCCACGCCTTCGATAGGATTGGTGGAGGAAAGTATCTGGCAGTTGGGGAAGTTCTTCTGTACATACTTTTGGACCTGGATCAGGGCAACTTTGGAGTCATCGATCGCGATCACGAGTTTCATATCAATCTCCCGGATTCATACTCATCCCGAACCGTGTCGGTCGGTGGACTCAAACCTTGATCAAACTTGTGAAGTCTTACCAAGCGGGCTTTTTTGGGCGAGAAAGAACATCTAACATGTTGTTATTGTTATATTAAATGACATGCGCCGGGCGATATTTCCTACCGGCGTCACACCGCACCCGAGATTTTTCCGGCAGCAGAGCCCTCACAGCAAAAGATTTTTTGATTTGAAGTCCGGCGGGGGCGTGAAAGGAAGGGCCCGCATGGGCCCGGAGAGTGTTAAACCAGCACGGTATCCATAAAGTTCCGAATGCGGAAGCGCACGATTTCCCGGCCGATCAGCTCCATGCTTTCCGTCAGAGGCGGCGAATCCTTGCGGCCCGTCACGATCAAACGAATCGTCATGAAATAATCCTTGGGCTTCCAGCCGATCTTTTCCCGATGCGCGTTCAGAACATCATGCAAAGGCTTATTCTGCCAATCGTAGAGTTCGTCGAGCTGCTCAAGGAGCTGCTGCAGCATCTCGCGGACGGCGTCCTTGTCCTTGCTAGCCGGCATGACTTCGACATGTTTATAGTCGAGGGCGCCGTTGAAGAAGAAGGCATTGTTATCGACGAACTGCTCAAAGCGCGACATGCGTTCCAGAGCCAAAGGCTTCAGGCGACGCAGGAAGTCCTTGTTGAAGATCTCTTCACGGATATAGTCGACGAAGGAATCCTCGTCCATTTTGTGCATATAATGCTGGTTCAGCCAGGTGAGCTTCACCATATCGAAGACCGGACCGCCGATGGAAATCTTCTTCAGATCGAAGACCTCGATCATCTCCTTCAGCGTGAAGATTTCCTTGTCATCGCCGTAGCTCCAGCCCATGAGGGCGAGGAAGTTCACGATCGCTTCGGGCAGCATCCCGGCGCGGCGATAATAGGTCAGCGAAACAGGGTTCTTTCGCTTCGAAATCTTCGACCGATCGGAGTTACGCAGGAGCGG
This window harbors:
- a CDS encoding chemotaxis protein CheX — encoded protein: MQLTPQQEDVLKETFNMGVGRASASIGELAQCEVSLTVPEAHICELSTLISKISADEGAKLSAVIQGYSGPFEGTAMMLYSESASLDLVRLIMGSDTPSEQLSEMESDALCEVGNIVLNACLSSLGQLFDAQIETSLPEIITGSTYDVLTLEGKLSPEKQIVFLKMGFRVATGQLQGYLSFILDTDKIQNLVDSLDRYYEKVCA
- a CDS encoding response regulator gives rise to the protein MKLVIAIDDSKVALIQVQKYVQKNFPNCQILSSTNPIEGVELVRKNKDRVDLVIIDYNMKEMNGLDAVDQFQAFLDLSKVVICSANTQKVLIDRATEKGLKFIEKPLTQEKIDHLVLPLKTKAS